A part of Microbacterium terregens genomic DNA contains:
- a CDS encoding glycosyltransferase has product MSKPVFVSVCMAMYNGSAYVEHQLRSILAELRPGDEVVVVDDASTDDSVEIVEGIGDDRVRVIRQPVNRGYVRSFEAALLAARGDVILLADQDDEWVPGRRSILVGAAGAAGVAASNLELLGTGEPLRSPLSGRPWRLRAATSGQRLRNELRILAGAAPYFGCAMAVRRDMLGVITPFPAFLTESHDLWIATVANATGHMTHVETATVRRRVHDANASSPRPRGLRRALGSRWMLVRAWREARRRPRRPA; this is encoded by the coding sequence GTGAGTAAGCCCGTGTTCGTCAGCGTCTGCATGGCGATGTACAACGGCTCGGCCTACGTCGAGCACCAGCTTCGTTCGATCCTTGCGGAGCTCCGGCCGGGTGACGAGGTGGTCGTCGTCGACGACGCAAGCACTGACGATTCCGTCGAGATCGTCGAGGGCATCGGTGATGATCGCGTGCGAGTCATTCGCCAGCCGGTCAATAGGGGGTATGTGCGCTCCTTCGAGGCCGCGCTGCTCGCCGCGCGCGGTGACGTGATCCTCCTGGCCGACCAGGACGACGAGTGGGTGCCCGGTCGTCGTTCGATACTCGTCGGCGCAGCCGGGGCGGCCGGCGTCGCGGCATCCAATCTGGAGCTGCTCGGTACGGGAGAACCGCTGCGTTCGCCCTTATCGGGGCGTCCCTGGCGTCTGCGCGCAGCTACTTCTGGTCAGCGGCTGCGCAACGAGCTCCGAATTCTCGCTGGAGCGGCGCCGTACTTCGGGTGCGCGATGGCGGTGCGGCGCGACATGCTGGGTGTCATCACGCCGTTTCCCGCGTTCCTGACCGAATCCCACGATCTGTGGATCGCGACGGTCGCAAACGCGACGGGCCACATGACCCACGTCGAGACGGCCACGGTGCGGCGACGCGTGCACGACGCGAACGCGTCGTCGCCGCGACCGCGCGGATTGCGCCGCGCACTCGGATCGCGCTGGATGCTGGTGCGCGCGTGGCGAGAGGCGCGTCGACGGCCTCGACGGCCGGCGTGA
- a CDS encoding acyltransferase, with the protein MTLSAALRGTPYPFRRNSLNLFRLILAALVLFAHSWYVAGHGSGPSIQGENLGGWAVAGFFVLSGFLITRSRLRTSPGEYLLHRVARIYPAFVVVLVVTAFVFAPAALLIEQGSLAGFFTTPITPFQYVWGNLALYIDHYSIGATLQSVPYPGAWNGSLWTLFYEFLCYIVIWVLGFVAVFRRSPILVGVLWALSVAMYALIGGAQRVGLDVSFELFARLLPFFLGGSLMFFLIEKWGVNRLLGIAALVAAVAFIWLIPRWGGQASAPLLAYGLLSLSTWIPQPSWVARNDVSYGFYIYAWPVQQLVVLVGGVALGMPIYILITIIATFALAWLSWVLIERPAMLRVRPKGGHLRPEPVGPPGDIQGV; encoded by the coding sequence GTGACCCTGTCGGCGGCGCTGCGCGGCACGCCATACCCCTTCCGCAGGAACAGCCTCAACCTCTTCCGCCTCATCCTGGCAGCGCTGGTGCTGTTCGCACACAGCTGGTATGTCGCCGGCCACGGATCGGGGCCATCGATCCAAGGCGAGAACCTGGGCGGCTGGGCAGTCGCCGGGTTCTTCGTTCTCAGCGGCTTCCTGATCACGCGCAGCCGCCTGCGCACATCCCCGGGCGAGTATCTCCTTCATCGCGTCGCCCGTATCTACCCGGCCTTCGTCGTCGTTCTCGTGGTCACCGCCTTCGTGTTCGCACCGGCAGCGCTCCTGATCGAACAGGGCTCGCTGGCGGGGTTCTTCACGACGCCGATCACCCCCTTCCAATACGTGTGGGGGAACCTCGCGCTCTACATCGACCACTACAGCATCGGAGCAACGCTTCAGAGCGTCCCGTACCCCGGCGCGTGGAACGGCTCGCTGTGGACGCTGTTCTACGAGTTCCTCTGCTACATCGTCATCTGGGTGCTGGGCTTCGTCGCGGTGTTCCGACGATCGCCCATCCTCGTCGGCGTCCTGTGGGCGCTGAGCGTGGCGATGTACGCGCTGATCGGGGGCGCTCAGCGCGTTGGTCTCGACGTGAGCTTCGAGCTGTTCGCCCGACTGCTGCCGTTCTTCCTGGGCGGCTCACTGATGTTCTTCCTGATCGAGAAGTGGGGCGTGAACAGACTGCTGGGCATTGCAGCGCTCGTCGCGGCAGTCGCATTCATCTGGCTGATCCCCCGATGGGGCGGCCAGGCCTCAGCGCCGCTCCTCGCCTACGGACTCCTGTCGCTGTCGACCTGGATCCCACAACCTTCGTGGGTCGCGCGGAATGACGTGTCGTACGGGTTCTACATCTACGCATGGCCGGTGCAGCAGCTGGTGGTGCTGGTCGGCGGCGTCGCTCTCGGGATGCCGATCTACATCCTCATCACGATCATCGCAACCTTCGCACTGGCGTGGCTGAGCTGGGTACTCATCGAGCGACCCGCGATGCTGCGGGTGCGGCCGAAGGGCGGTCACCTCAGGCCCGAACCGGTCGGCCCTCCAGGCGACATCCAGGGCGTCTGA
- a CDS encoding NAD-dependent epimerase/dehydratase family protein, whose product MPDHVLITGGAGFIGTRLARRFVADGHTVVVLDALIPQVHGDDPAVTSPLLRSLDGVAEVIHGTVTSTDDLRRALAGATVVVHLAAETGTGQSMYEINRYTETNVGGTAKMLDLLANEPHGVRRILLASSRSIYGEGAYRTEEGGIVYPPHRADADMAAGDFEVHLSGAGALTVLPTDENAKLHPSSVYGITKQVQESLILTVAPTIGIEPVSLRYQNVYGPGQSLKNPYTGILSIFSTLIRQGKEINIFEDGLESRDFVYIDDVVEATFRAAAHPGAAGGVFNVGSGVATTVLEVIDSLFAAFGTEVPTRVSGNYRLGDIRHNIADTTRLRSILGYSPSIGFREGVARFVEWALTEPIEGDDYERSLAEMSSRNLLK is encoded by the coding sequence ATGCCCGATCATGTGCTCATCACCGGCGGAGCCGGGTTCATCGGCACGCGCCTCGCCCGGCGCTTCGTCGCGGACGGCCATACGGTCGTCGTCCTCGACGCGCTGATCCCGCAGGTGCATGGCGACGACCCCGCCGTGACGTCGCCGTTGCTGCGTTCCCTCGATGGCGTGGCTGAGGTCATCCACGGCACGGTGACCTCGACCGACGATCTGCGCCGCGCGCTGGCGGGCGCCACGGTCGTCGTCCACTTGGCGGCAGAGACCGGCACCGGCCAGTCCATGTACGAGATCAACCGGTACACCGAAACGAATGTCGGCGGCACCGCCAAGATGCTGGATCTCCTCGCCAACGAGCCGCATGGCGTGAGGCGGATCCTGCTCGCCTCGTCCCGCTCGATCTACGGCGAGGGAGCGTACCGCACCGAAGAGGGGGGGATCGTCTACCCGCCGCATCGCGCGGACGCCGACATGGCGGCCGGTGACTTCGAGGTTCACTTGTCCGGCGCGGGCGCCCTCACTGTTCTCCCGACCGACGAGAACGCGAAGCTTCACCCCTCGTCGGTGTACGGCATCACCAAACAGGTGCAGGAGTCACTCATCCTGACTGTGGCTCCGACGATCGGCATCGAGCCGGTGTCACTGCGCTACCAGAACGTCTACGGTCCCGGTCAGTCTCTGAAGAACCCGTACACCGGGATCCTCTCGATCTTCTCGACCCTGATCCGGCAGGGCAAGGAGATCAACATCTTCGAGGACGGGCTGGAAAGCCGTGATTTCGTCTACATCGACGACGTGGTCGAGGCCACCTTCCGCGCCGCAGCGCACCCCGGTGCGGCGGGTGGGGTGTTCAACGTCGGCTCCGGGGTCGCCACCACTGTGCTTGAGGTCATCGACTCGCTCTTCGCCGCGTTCGGCACCGAGGTGCCTACACGGGTATCGGGCAACTACCGGCTCGGCGACATCCGTCACAACATCGCAGACACCACGAGACTGCGCAGTATCCTCGGCTACTCTCCCTCGATCGGGTTCCGCGAGGGAGTCGCCCGCTTCGTCGAGTGGGCTCTCACCGAACCGATCGAGGGCGACGACTACGAACGCTCTCTGGCGGAGATGTCGTCGCGGAACCTGCTGAAGTGA
- a CDS encoding glycosyltransferase family 2 protein, with protein MTLEIFVPFWGEPALLYATVDSVRAQRNPDWRLIVIDDCYPDDTVPAYFAAIDDDRVSYTRNQVNLGITENYREAIRRATTEYIAILGCDDLLHPNYVDVVTHTMTKVPDADVIQPGVRVIDERGTIVNPLADRVKQGVLAPRGGEGTAVLTGERMATSLIRGDWLYWPSLTFRTETLQRIDFREGLPIIQDLALLMDIAFDGGTLAYNPTLAFSYRRHGGSVSQKTLLDGRRFRDERTYYTEARRLAEAHGWHRTARAARARVMSRLHAITELPKVIKDGNRAGIESTLTHIVAL; from the coding sequence ATGACCCTCGAGATTTTCGTGCCCTTCTGGGGCGAACCCGCACTTCTGTATGCGACGGTCGACTCGGTGCGCGCGCAGCGCAATCCCGATTGGCGCTTGATCGTCATCGATGACTGCTACCCGGACGACACCGTGCCGGCGTACTTCGCCGCGATCGACGATGACCGCGTCTCTTACACGCGCAATCAGGTGAACCTCGGCATCACGGAGAACTATCGGGAGGCGATCAGGCGGGCGACGACCGAGTACATCGCGATACTCGGTTGCGATGATCTGCTGCATCCGAACTACGTCGATGTGGTCACCCACACGATGACGAAGGTGCCGGACGCGGACGTCATCCAGCCGGGGGTGCGGGTTATCGACGAGCGCGGCACGATCGTCAACCCTCTCGCGGATCGTGTGAAGCAAGGTGTCCTCGCGCCGCGCGGCGGGGAGGGGACGGCCGTACTCACTGGGGAGCGGATGGCGACCAGCCTGATCCGCGGCGACTGGCTCTACTGGCCTTCTCTAACCTTCCGCACTGAGACCCTCCAGCGCATCGACTTTCGCGAAGGGTTGCCGATCATCCAGGACCTCGCACTGCTGATGGACATCGCCTTCGACGGCGGCACGCTCGCTTACAACCCGACATTGGCCTTCTCTTATCGCAGACACGGTGGCAGCGTCTCGCAGAAGACCCTCCTGGACGGGCGCCGGTTCCGTGACGAGCGCACGTACTACACCGAGGCGCGGCGGCTCGCCGAGGCTCACGGCTGGCATCGCACGGCGCGGGCGGCCCGGGCGCGCGTGATGTCGCGTCTGCACGCGATCACCGAACTGCCGAAGGTCATCAAGGACGGAAACCGGGCCGGGATAGAATCGACGCTGACGCACATCGTCGCCCTCTGA
- the glf gene encoding UDP-galactopyranose mutase: protein MDLLVVGSGFFGLTIAERAASVGRKVTVIDRRHHIGGNAYSANDPETGIEVHQYGAHLFHTSNPTVWEYVNRFTTFTNYVHRVYTNHKGIVFPLPINLGTINQFFQAAYSPNEAKAVIADLAREFDVKDAANLEEKGIALIGRPLYEAFIRDYTAKQWQTDPRNLPAEVISRLPVRYNYDNRYFNDTWEGLPTDGYTAWIERMADHPNIDVQLGVDFFDPAQPLNKEATVGQLPIVYTGPIDRYFDDAEGALSWRTLDFEKEVLSVGDFQGTSVMNYADSDIPYTRIHEFKHFHPERADRYPADKTVVMREFSRFASRDDEPYYPVNTAEDRAGLLAYRELAKGEKDVYFGGRLGTYQYLDMHMAIGSALSMWNNQLA from the coding sequence ATGGATCTTCTCGTCGTCGGCTCCGGGTTCTTCGGACTCACCATCGCGGAGCGTGCAGCATCCGTTGGCCGCAAGGTGACGGTCATCGACCGCCGGCACCACATCGGCGGCAATGCGTACAGCGCAAACGATCCCGAGACCGGCATCGAGGTGCACCAATACGGTGCGCACCTGTTTCACACCTCCAACCCGACCGTGTGGGAGTACGTGAATCGCTTCACGACGTTCACGAACTACGTCCACCGCGTCTACACGAATCACAAGGGGATCGTCTTTCCGCTGCCGATCAACCTCGGCACGATCAACCAGTTCTTCCAGGCCGCGTACTCGCCGAACGAGGCGAAGGCGGTCATCGCCGACCTCGCTCGTGAGTTCGACGTCAAGGATGCCGCGAACCTCGAGGAGAAGGGCATCGCGCTGATCGGTCGCCCGCTATACGAGGCTTTCATCCGCGACTACACCGCGAAGCAGTGGCAGACCGACCCGAGGAACCTGCCCGCGGAGGTGATCAGCCGCCTTCCGGTCCGGTACAACTACGACAACCGCTACTTCAACGATACGTGGGAGGGTCTGCCGACCGACGGGTACACCGCGTGGATCGAGCGGATGGCCGATCACCCGAACATCGACGTTCAGCTCGGTGTCGACTTCTTCGACCCAGCGCAGCCGCTGAACAAGGAAGCCACTGTCGGGCAGCTGCCCATCGTCTACACCGGACCGATCGACCGCTACTTCGACGACGCCGAGGGGGCGCTCTCCTGGCGCACCCTCGACTTCGAGAAAGAGGTCCTGAGCGTCGGGGACTTCCAGGGCACGTCCGTCATGAACTACGCCGACTCCGACATCCCGTATACGCGTATCCACGAGTTCAAGCACTTCCACCCCGAGCGCGCCGATCGCTACCCGGCCGACAAGACTGTCGTCATGCGCGAGTTCTCGCGCTTCGCTTCGCGCGACGATGAGCCGTACTACCCGGTCAACACCGCGGAAGACCGCGCCGGCCTGCTGGCCTACCGCGAACTTGCGAAGGGGGAGAAGGACGTCTACTTCGGTGGCCGGCTCGGAACGTATCAGTATCTGGACATGCACATGGCGATCGGCTCGGCGCTGTCGATGTGGAACAATCAGCTCGCCTGA
- a CDS encoding ABC transporter permease codes for MTTAAVGAPGSPRRYLHALWLLSARDLRVRYATSALGYLWSVLDPLVMSLIYWFVFTQVFGRGVGEEPYIIFLITALLPWVWFNAAVSDFTRAFNKDARLVRSTAIPRSIWVNRIVLSKGVEFLFSIPVLVLFAVFSGATVGWGILWFPLAVLLQTALLVGLGLLVAPLCVLYTDLERTTKLILRALFYASPIIYGVSDLPAPFHQIAAFNPLAGIFTLYRAGFFPDQWDTLSVVIGAVVSIALLGLGILVFRRLERPVLKEL; via the coding sequence GTGACCACAGCCGCTGTCGGCGCTCCGGGCTCGCCCAGGCGCTACCTCCACGCGCTGTGGCTCCTTTCCGCGCGCGACCTGCGCGTCCGGTATGCCACGAGCGCGCTCGGCTACCTGTGGTCGGTGCTCGACCCGCTGGTGATGAGCCTCATCTACTGGTTCGTCTTCACGCAGGTCTTCGGCCGCGGCGTCGGCGAAGAGCCGTACATCATCTTCCTCATCACTGCGCTCCTGCCGTGGGTCTGGTTCAACGCCGCTGTGTCGGACTTCACGCGTGCGTTCAACAAGGACGCCCGTCTGGTGCGCTCCACCGCCATCCCGCGCTCGATCTGGGTGAACCGCATCGTTCTCAGCAAGGGCGTCGAGTTCCTCTTCTCGATTCCCGTGCTCGTCCTGTTCGCCGTCTTCTCCGGAGCGACCGTCGGCTGGGGCATCCTCTGGTTCCCGTTGGCGGTGCTGCTTCAGACGGCACTGCTGGTCGGGTTGGGGCTGCTCGTGGCGCCGCTGTGCGTGCTGTACACCGACCTGGAGCGCACGACGAAGCTGATCCTTCGTGCGCTGTTCTACGCCTCACCCATCATCTACGGCGTTTCGGACCTGCCCGCGCCCTTCCACCAGATCGCCGCGTTCAACCCGCTGGCGGGGATCTTCACGCTGTACCGGGCCGGGTTCTTCCCCGACCAGTGGGACACCCTGAGCGTCGTGATCGGCGCCGTCGTGAGTATCGCACTCCTCGGGCTCGGCATCCTGGTCTTCCGCCGTCTCGAGCGTCCCGTGCTGAAGGAGCTGTGA
- a CDS encoding ABC transporter ATP-binding protein — MAGVAIEVRDLGVRFRRNRRGRRSFKDLFADSSRRSKPGEFWALRNVSFDVRPGESIGVVGRNGQGKSTLLKLVAGVLLPDEGRVTVHGGVAPLIEITGGFVGDLTVRENVRLTAGLHGMSRAEVARRFDGMIDFAELRDSIDTPYKHLSNGMKVRLAFSVVSQLEEPILLVDEVLAVGDKAFREKCYRRIDELLAEGRTLFFVSHNERDLRRFCTRGLYLDKGELALDAPIGEVLDRYNADYNAG, encoded by the coding sequence ATGGCAGGGGTGGCGATCGAGGTCCGCGACCTGGGCGTGCGCTTCCGGCGCAATCGCCGAGGACGGCGGAGCTTCAAGGACCTTTTCGCGGACTCGTCGCGCCGGTCGAAGCCGGGTGAGTTCTGGGCGCTGCGGAACGTGTCCTTCGACGTGCGTCCTGGCGAGTCGATCGGGGTGGTCGGCCGGAACGGCCAGGGCAAGTCGACACTGCTCAAGCTCGTTGCCGGAGTCCTTTTGCCCGACGAAGGCAGGGTGACCGTGCACGGCGGGGTCGCCCCGCTGATCGAGATCACCGGCGGATTCGTCGGTGACCTGACAGTGCGCGAGAACGTCCGCCTCACGGCGGGCCTGCACGGGATGTCACGGGCCGAGGTCGCGCGGCGATTCGATGGGATGATCGACTTCGCCGAACTGCGGGACTCGATCGACACGCCCTACAAACACCTGTCGAACGGCATGAAGGTGCGTCTGGCCTTCTCCGTCGTCTCTCAGCTCGAAGAGCCGATTCTGCTGGTCGACGAGGTGCTCGCGGTAGGCGACAAGGCGTTCCGCGAGAAGTGCTACCGGCGCATCGACGAGCTTCTCGCCGAGGGGCGGACGCTCTTCTTCGTCAGTCACAACGAGCGGGATCTGCGGCGCTTCTGCACGCGCGGCCTCTACCTGGACAAGGGCGAGCTGGCCCTGGATGCCCCGATCGGCGAGGTACTCGACCGCTACAACGCGGACTACAACGCGGGCTGA